CGTCGCGGCCGGAGCCCTCGTCCGGTTCGTGGCGCCGCTCGGCGCGGCGCTCGTCTCGGCCTTCGCCCGCCACCGCGCGGCGGCGCTCCTCGGGGGCGCGCTTCTGACGCTCGCGCTCCCCGTAGTGCTCAGGGCGAGCCCGTATTGGACCTTCGTGGCGACGCTGGCGCTCCTCTACGTCACGATCGGGCAGGGGCTCAACCTCCAGATCGGGACGGCGGGGGTCATCAACCTGGCGGGCGCCGCCTTCGCGGGCCTCGGCGGCTATTCGGTGGGCCTCCTCACGGTCACGGCCGGCTGGCCCTCATGGCTCGCCGTCGTCATGGCGCCCTGGATCGCGGTGATCGTCGGCGCGGTCCTCTTCGTGCCGATCCTCAAGACGCGCGGCCACTACCTGGCGCTGGTCACGATCGCGTTCGTCTTCATCTTCAACATCCTGATGAACAACCTCGAGTTCACGGGCGGGCCGCAGGGGATCAAGAACATCCCGACGCTCCGGCTCTTCGGCTGGGCGTTCACGTCGAAGCCGGCGCTCGCCGGGCTCGAGCTTCCCGCCCACGCGAACTTCTACTACGCCGCGCTCCTCGTGGCGGGGCTCACGACGTGGACGCTGCGGCGCCTGCACGACTCGTGGCTCGGGCTCGCGCTGAACACGCTGCGTGACGACGAGATCGCGGCGCGCTGCTGCGGCGTCTCGATCACGCGGGGCAAGCTCCTCGCGTTCTCGATCGGCAACCTCTTCATCGGGCTCGGCGGCGCGCTCTACGCGGTGATGGTCGGGTTCGTCTCGCCGCCCGACTTCGACTTCGGCTACTCGCTCGTCATGCTCTCGGTCATCATCATCGGCGGCGTGGACTCGATCCCTGGCGTCGTGCTCGGCGCGTGCCTGCTGCTGCCGCTCCCCGAGCGCTTCCGGTTCCTCCACGAGTACCGGCTGCTGCTCTACGGCGTCGTGATCGTCGTGATGCTTCTCTACCGGCCACGGGGGCTCTGGCCCGCGGCGGCGCGGCGTTACCGATGAGCGTCGCGCACCTGTCTCAGGCCACCCACGGTTCGCGCCGGCCTCGCGGACCCCGCTAGCAATGACCGCCCCGCTTCTCGAGGCCCGCGGGCTCACCGTGAGGTTCGGCGGCCTCGTCGCCCTCGACGGGGTGGACGTCGCGGTGGGCGCCGGCGAGACGGTCGGCGTCATCGGCCCGAACGGCTCGGGGAAGACGACGTTCTTCAACGCGCTCACCGGGCTCTACGCCCCGGCGGCCGGGGAGATCGTCTTCGGCGGCCGTCGCATCACGGGGCTCGAGGCCCACGCGATCGCGCGGCTCGGGATCGCCCGCACGTTCCAGGCGAGCCGGCTCTGCCTGGGCCTCTCCGTCTTCGACAACATCCTGATCGGCATGCACGCCCGGCGGACGACCGGGCTCGTGGACTCCGTGTTCCGTCGCGCGCGGTTCCTCCGGGAGATGAGCGGGGCGGTCGAGCGCGCGGCGCACCTCCTCGCGCTGTTCAGCCGCGATTTGCCCGCCCGCGGCTTCGAGCCCGTCGGGCAGCTCCCGCAGATCGACCGGCGGCGCGTCGAGATCTGCCGGGCGCTCGCGACCGAGCCGAAGCTGCTCCTCCTCGACGAGCCCTCGGCCGGGATGAGCCCGGAGGAGACGGCCGAGCTGATGCGCGACCTCCAGATCGTGCGCGAGGAGATGCCGGGGCTCTCGGTCGTCATCATCGAGCACGACATGTTCGTGATCGAGGGCGTGAGCGGGCGCGTCGTCGCGTTCAACTACGGCCGGAAGATCGCCGAGGGGTCCTTCGCCGCCGTGGCGGCGCACGAAGAAGTCCGCGAGGCGTACCTCGGCCGGGAGCGCGCGCGTGCTTGAGCTCCGGGACGTCTCCACGCGCTACGGCCCGCTGACGATGCTCCGGCGCGTGTCGCTGGCGCTCGGCGAGGGGAAGATCGCGTGTCTCCTCGGACCGAACGGCGCCGGGAAGACCACGCTGATCCGGACGATCCTCGGCATCGTCAGGGCCCTCGAGGGCGAGATCCTCCTCGAGGGCCGGCGCATCGACCGCCTCCGCACCCACGAGATCGTCGAGCTCGGCATCGGCGTGGTGCCCGAGGGCCGGCGCGTCTTCCCGAGGATGACGGTCGAGGAGAACCTCCGCATGGGGGCGTTCATCGAGTGGGCGCCCGCGGACTTCGCGGCGCGTCGCGACCAGGTCTTCGCGCTCTTCCCGCGGCTCGCCGAGCGCCGGCGGCAGAAGGCGGCGACGATGTCGGGCGGCGAGCAGGCGATGCTCGCCATGGGGCGCGCGCTGATGGGCCGGCCGAAGCTCCTCCTGCTCGACGAGCCCTCACTCGGGCTCGCGCCGGTGCTGGTCGAGCAGCTCTTCGCGATGATCCAGGCGATCAACCGGAGCGGCACGACGGTCTTCCTCGTCGAGCAGAACGCGCGGAAGACGCTCGAGATCGCCGATCACGGCTTCCTCCTCCAGAAGGGCGAGATCGTCGGGCGCGGCAGCGCGGCCGAGCTCGCCGCCTCCGAGATCGTGCGCCACGCCTACCTCCGCGCGTGAGGCCGGGCTAGAATCGCGGTGCGATGAGCGGTCCTCGATCGAGTGGCACGGACGAGCTGGCCGTCCTCGAGCGCGTCCAGCGGAAGGTGCTGTGGCTCTCCACGTGGATGGTCCACCACGCGAACGCGCGCCCGAGCGCCGACGGGACGAAGGTCGGCGGCCATCAGGCGTCGTCGGCGTCCGTCGTGAGCCTCCTCACCGCGCTTTACTTCAAGACCCTCGAGTCGGACGACCTGGTCGCG
The nucleotide sequence above comes from Candidatus Methylomirabilota bacterium. Encoded proteins:
- a CDS encoding branched-chain amino acid ABC transporter permease gives rise to the protein MSLLLVWLAELVVFALVVAGILAERPAALVATGAALVAAGALVRFVAPLGAALVSAFARHRAAALLGGALLTLALPVVLRASPYWTFVATLALLYVTIGQGLNLQIGTAGVINLAGAAFAGLGGYSVGLLTVTAGWPSWLAVVMAPWIAVIVGAVLFVPILKTRGHYLALVTIAFVFIFNILMNNLEFTGGPQGIKNIPTLRLFGWAFTSKPALAGLELPAHANFYYAALLVAGLTTWTLRRLHDSWLGLALNTLRDDEIAARCCGVSITRGKLLAFSIGNLFIGLGGALYAVMVGFVSPPDFDFGYSLVMLSVIIIGGVDSIPGVVLGACLLLPLPERFRFLHEYRLLLYGVVIVVMLLYRPRGLWPAAARRYR
- a CDS encoding ABC transporter ATP-binding protein, whose amino-acid sequence is MTAPLLEARGLTVRFGGLVALDGVDVAVGAGETVGVIGPNGSGKTTFFNALTGLYAPAAGEIVFGGRRITGLEAHAIARLGIARTFQASRLCLGLSVFDNILIGMHARRTTGLVDSVFRRARFLREMSGAVERAAHLLALFSRDLPARGFEPVGQLPQIDRRRVEICRALATEPKLLLLDEPSAGMSPEETAELMRDLQIVREEMPGLSVVIIEHDMFVIEGVSGRVVAFNYGRKIAEGSFAAVAAHEEVREAYLGRERARA
- a CDS encoding ABC transporter ATP-binding protein; translation: MLRRVSLALGEGKIACLLGPNGAGKTTLIRTILGIVRALEGEILLEGRRIDRLRTHEIVELGIGVVPEGRRVFPRMTVEENLRMGAFIEWAPADFAARRDQVFALFPRLAERRRQKAATMSGGEQAMLAMGRALMGRPKLLLLDEPSLGLAPVLVEQLFAMIQAINRSGTTVFLVEQNARKTLEIADHGFLLQKGEIVGRGSAAELAASEIVRHAYLRA